From a single Bacteroidota bacterium genomic region:
- a CDS encoding porin family protein — MMKRVLYIVLFTLLIIEAKAAKMDSLTNNSKLFVTVGINQNTLLNNSLFTQPIVGMEVGANVLTHWQKGWHTDIGLQYIRKGSAREVIYTNSVNDKVGSYTENIYLHYIQLPIVIKKYIPVHKNVNMALGIGVYNALLFSAWVNPQHSYLNHEQAKNYNTYDFGLTGSFGVVYKNEIGVQIRYEQGLLNVSQNNGGINNTFALSLFFNLNKLKNL; from the coding sequence ATGATGAAAAGAGTTTTATATATAGTCCTTTTTACTTTGTTAATCATAGAAGCCAAGGCGGCTAAAATGGATAGCTTAACAAACAATTCTAAACTGTTTGTTACGGTTGGCATTAATCAGAATACGCTACTTAATAATAGTTTGTTTACTCAGCCAATTGTGGGTATGGAAGTAGGAGCAAATGTATTAACCCATTGGCAAAAAGGCTGGCATACGGACATTGGTTTACAGTATATTAGAAAAGGCTCTGCAAGAGAAGTTATTTATACCAATAGTGTAAACGATAAAGTAGGCTCCTATACTGAAAATATATATTTACATTATATTCAATTACCCATTGTAATTAAAAAGTACATACCTGTTCATAAAAATGTAAACATGGCTTTAGGTATTGGCGTGTATAATGCGTTGCTGTTTTCAGCATGGGTAAATCCACAACATAGCTATTTAAATCATGAGCAGGCCAAAAACTATAATACCTACGATTTTGGTTTAACGGGAAGTTTTGGTGTTGTTTACAAAAATGAAATAGGAGTGCAAATTCGTTATGAGCAAGGGTTATTAAACGTATCACAAAACAATGGTGGCATTAACAACACCTTTGCTTTAAGCCTCTTTTTTAATCTAAATAAGCTCAAAAATTTATAG
- a CDS encoding T9SS type A sorting domain-containing protein has translation MKKIYFISVFICLIALTGKTQQNGCWNNINTITTKWDEPNTDNTENWDWTKSDLVHPVYLRDNLTTPSILVELPYFCTKPDGSGSCNNDNTYCYEVTQLINGKQDIYPEDGWELLLKDFGTPTIGSTIGRKTANPIFILYNRYTGKMKVYLAVIGNKTANSAYIQIYFEVTSLKNGIYTHANEVSKTLLEFDTKAKFKSLNNYALQNNEDDYQWLVSEIQTAYDPCVCTTINNIQVNTIEILPVLVTNSTITANIEGTAVQDLMNSSGIKAEADGKTSFKDLVTGAGNAAIKGYNDFGSYKKQIDDMLNKSNQEYKNKLVSDWFDDYVKKNPQYQGVNNLPAKYALWDALGRTDDAFKRGIGIDKIGDYQGSTEYQDLKTIASFVPYVGSAIGLIDFFINGGKKETTKPSPPMVFNVSLKLNGTISSPSPLKPVHFLVPGSKTVSSNLTPIYNNILGVFNILKAPQFKFAPIARRDEVFKFYDFDLGEEINQQMFPKFTNFDVVLSQNAAFNATPVFKQYKLNEDIKYIVNPAADLEVELIDACFVLEYNNTPNLTLNYDIFPNFFNQPALPYYPDLFNGSLSVTDKIKSLEKAYYDLEYISHDNSVVRLRTKYVPLTCLKNVTFTLFNGVMPKVYVKMLVRYKRKDNAQAEPITNVVTYDITSSFTNPVLDPEPPNADCRANFKTYQLVRLEQATFPTPLVTHLGFKYQELLSISCFPYSYPNSNDVNYVPGISSMMVPGNIIIPSNTSIPSNTWLKARKIVLGNNITINDNVELVAEEPIELSEESTMYPNSVIRNEFFSNLNLWNCPDVNIATLHATDDEIKALCDNSAYKAKAQSFHKGDDLIENKLDSTANFGFTLFPNPAQNNISITVACSSEERIKLSVVDITGKEVSNNLYVENVLNGSVINVDLTELSSGIYFCSLVNNAGMKMTKKFIIAK, from the coding sequence ATGAAAAAAATATATTTTATATCGGTATTTATTTGTCTGATTGCATTAACAGGCAAAACACAACAGAATGGATGTTGGAATAACATAAATACTATTACCACCAAATGGGATGAGCCTAATACTGACAATACAGAAAATTGGGATTGGACTAAATCCGATCTGGTACACCCTGTTTATTTGCGAGATAATCTGACTACACCATCCATTTTGGTGGAGTTGCCATATTTCTGTACCAAACCGGATGGTTCCGGCAGCTGCAATAACGATAATACTTACTGTTATGAGGTAACGCAATTAATAAATGGTAAACAAGATATATATCCGGAAGACGGTTGGGAATTGTTATTAAAAGATTTTGGTACACCTACAATTGGCAGTACCATTGGAAGGAAAACTGCCAATCCAATCTTTATTTTATACAATAGATATACCGGTAAAATGAAAGTATATTTAGCAGTTATAGGGAATAAAACGGCTAATAGTGCTTACATACAGATATATTTTGAAGTGACAAGTTTAAAAAACGGAATATATACCCATGCCAATGAAGTAAGTAAAACTTTATTGGAATTTGATACAAAAGCTAAGTTTAAATCATTAAATAATTATGCCCTTCAAAATAACGAAGATGATTACCAGTGGCTCGTAAGCGAAATACAAACAGCTTACGACCCATGTGTTTGTACTACAATTAATAATATCCAAGTTAATACTATAGAAATTTTACCTGTATTGGTAACTAACTCAACTATAACGGCAAACATTGAAGGGACGGCTGTTCAGGACTTGATGAATAGTAGCGGCATTAAAGCGGAAGCTGATGGTAAAACATCGTTCAAAGATTTGGTTACTGGGGCTGGTAATGCTGCAATTAAAGGATATAACGATTTTGGCAGCTATAAAAAGCAAATTGATGATATGCTTAATAAAAGTAACCAGGAGTATAAAAATAAATTGGTCAGTGATTGGTTTGATGATTATGTAAAGAAAAATCCGCAATACCAGGGGGTTAATAATTTGCCTGCCAAATATGCTTTATGGGATGCCTTAGGTAGAACTGATGATGCCTTTAAACGAGGCATAGGGATTGACAAAATTGGCGATTACCAGGGGAGCACTGAATATCAGGATTTGAAGACCATAGCCTCATTTGTTCCTTATGTAGGCTCGGCCATTGGTTTGATAGATTTTTTTATAAATGGCGGTAAAAAAGAAACAACAAAACCATCTCCACCTATGGTATTTAATGTGAGCTTAAAGTTGAATGGTACGATTAGTTCTCCCAGTCCTTTGAAACCAGTACATTTTTTGGTGCCGGGCTCAAAAACGGTATCATCTAATTTAACACCAATATATAATAATATACTGGGCGTTTTTAATATTTTGAAAGCTCCTCAATTTAAATTTGCTCCAATTGCACGGAGAGATGAAGTATTTAAATTCTATGATTTTGATTTAGGTGAAGAAATAAATCAACAGATGTTTCCCAAATTCACCAATTTCGATGTGGTATTATCTCAAAATGCAGCCTTTAATGCTACTCCGGTTTTTAAACAATATAAACTGAATGAAGATATTAAATACATTGTAAACCCGGCCGCAGATTTAGAAGTAGAACTGATAGATGCCTGTTTTGTTTTGGAATATAATAATACCCCTAATTTGACACTCAATTATGATATATTTCCTAATTTCTTCAACCAACCTGCATTACCTTACTATCCCGACTTGTTTAATGGTTCTTTAAGTGTAACTGATAAAATAAAAAGCCTTGAAAAAGCATATTATGATTTAGAATATATTAGTCATGACAATTCTGTTGTTAGACTTAGAACCAAGTACGTGCCATTAACGTGTTTAAAAAATGTAACATTTACTTTGTTTAATGGTGTTATGCCAAAGGTATATGTAAAAATGTTAGTTAGGTATAAAAGAAAAGACAATGCTCAGGCAGAACCAATAACCAATGTGGTGACTTATGATATTACCAGTTCTTTTACTAACCCGGTTTTAGATCCTGAGCCACCAAATGCTGACTGTCGTGCTAACTTTAAAACATATCAATTGGTAAGACTGGAACAAGCTACTTTTCCTACACCTTTAGTTACACATCTGGGTTTTAAATACCAGGAACTTTTAAGTATATCTTGCTTTCCTTATTCATACCCTAATAGTAATGATGTTAATTACGTGCCGGGAATTAGCAGCATGATGGTTCCGGGAAATATTATAATTCCAAGTAATACATCAATTCCTTCCAATACCTGGTTAAAGGCTCGTAAAATAGTGTTAGGTAATAATATTACTATTAATGATAATGTAGAGTTAGTAGCTGAAGAACCAATAGAATTATCGGAGGAAAGTACCATGTATCCTAATTCCGTAATTAGAAATGAATTTTTCTCCAATTTAAATTTATGGAATTGCCCAGATGTTAATATTGCTACTTTACATGCTACCGATGATGAAATTAAGGCTTTGTGTGACAATAGTGCATATAAAGCAAAAGCGCAATCGTTTCATAAAGGCGATGATTTGATAGAAAACAAGTTGGATAGTACTGCTAACTTTGGCTTTACCCTGTTTCCTAATCCTGCTCAAAATAATATCAGTATTACTGTGGCTTGCAGCAGTGAAGAACGTATCAAGCTATCAGTAGTTGATATTACAGGGAAAGAAGTATCTAATAACTTGTATGTAGAAAATGTATTGAATGGCTCTGTTATCAATGTTGATTTAACAGAACTGTCAAGTGGTATTTATTTCTGTTCATTGGTAAACAATGCCGGAATGAAAATGACCAAGAAATTTATTATAGCTAAATAA
- a CDS encoding c-type cytochrome, which produces MFKNTTHEQQILNVIKSITFIVLFLVMGMSVCGIVFCLQLSHVLDNNTVTVNTSNKENIATLSSPNKTEWLCPDTNSIADEPNAALIKYGRDLIINTSYYLGPKGKVAHLSNGMNCQNCHLEAGTKIFGNNYSAVAATYPKFRERSGGVESIFKRVNDCIERSLNGTALDTTTQEMLAIKAYITWLGKNVTKGEKPKGAGLQELHYISRAANADNGKVIYVNKCASCHAEQGEGKLNADLVSYQYPPLWGTHSYNIGAGLFRLSRFAAFVKDNMPFGANYKTTQLTDEEAWDVAAFVNSQQRPTKNLLADWPKIAAKPVDHPFGPYADNFTEQQHKYGPFEPIAEYKKQTKQK; this is translated from the coding sequence ATGTTTAAAAACACTACCCATGAGCAGCAAATACTTAATGTAATTAAAAGCATTACGTTTATTGTTTTATTTTTAGTAATGGGCATGAGCGTATGTGGTATTGTTTTCTGTTTGCAGTTAAGCCATGTGTTAGATAACAATACAGTAACCGTAAACACCTCGAATAAAGAAAACATTGCCACTTTAAGCAGTCCAAATAAAACAGAATGGTTATGTCCTGATACCAATAGCATAGCCGATGAACCCAATGCTGCACTCATAAAATATGGCAGAGATTTAATTATAAATACCAGTTATTATTTAGGACCTAAAGGCAAGGTAGCACACTTAAGCAATGGCATGAATTGCCAGAACTGCCACTTAGAAGCAGGCACTAAAATATTTGGAAATAACTACAGTGCAGTAGCCGCTACTTATCCAAAATTCAGGGAGCGTTCAGGCGGGGTGGAAAGTATTTTTAAACGGGTAAACGATTGTATAGAACGTAGTTTAAATGGTACTGCTTTAGATACCACCACCCAAGAAATGTTAGCCATAAAAGCTTATATAACCTGGTTAGGTAAAAACGTAACCAAAGGCGAAAAGCCTAAAGGTGCAGGCTTACAGGAACTGCATTATATAAGCCGTGCTGCCAATGCCGATAATGGCAAAGTAATTTATGTAAACAAATGTGCTTCGTGCCATGCAGAGCAAGGCGAAGGTAAATTGAATGCCGATTTGGTTTCGTACCAATACCCTCCTTTATGGGGAACGCATAGCTACAATATAGGTGCAGGTTTATTCCGCTTATCGCGCTTTGCTGCATTTGTAAAAGACAATATGCCTTTTGGTGCTAACTATAAAACCACACAGTTAACTGATGAAGAAGCGTGGGATGTAGCCGCTTTTGTTAACTCGCAACAAAGGCCAACAAAAAACTTACTGGCCGACTGGCCTAAAATAGCCGCTAAACCTGTTGACCATCCCTTTGGCCCGTATGCCGATAACTTTACCGAACAACAGCATAAGTATGGGCCATTTGAACCCATAGCTGAATACAAAAAACAAACTAAACAAAAATAA
- a CDS encoding bifunctional metallophosphatase/5'-nucleotidase, translating to MPIYKCQHHIDCNCHEELIINKESEDFSRRNFLKLASTIGFGFSMAPSVMGNIKQQQGKDLAINASQSVQSGKAKKISILHTADIHGQLMTHDEFFLEQGQVVYKKRGGLANLKTLVNTYKKQNPYNTLLLDGGDCIMGSAVAAFTNGSAMVPLINNMGYDITLPGNWEVVYGKEWMMNDLGSYNAQKICANMYHDTNDEYKGDLLFQPYTIKYIDGIKIGFIGYNDPLTALRQAPAFSRGIRFTRPEMNIAKYIKILKEKEQCTLVILLTHIGLAQQVYLSNQDYVKGVDYILGADTHERVRKPLQGKYCKVTEPGAFGSFISKLDIVIENGKIVDDNYELIEVDPYKYKEDKEMKGLIDKAREPYKKELNTVIGQTTTPLVRYYVLETTMDNLLTSAVKWKMNPDIALSNGFRFCPPIVPGKDGKADITAEQLYSMLPGVAKARRGEVTGKQLLDWLEGELENVFAASPEKRQGGWLVRFTGMKINITIGKPKGKRVNSVLIGDAPLDLSKTYTVAACERDGDLETNLCRITDVKNPQSMEYTLHDIVKEYLQVHSPIAPKIEGKVTVTDAPQDLLSQVADTDYVFR from the coding sequence ATGCCTATATATAAATGCCAACACCATATTGATTGCAATTGCCACGAAGAATTAATTATCAATAAAGAATCGGAAGATTTTTCGAGAAGGAATTTTTTAAAGCTGGCCAGTACCATTGGCTTTGGTTTCTCTATGGCTCCATCGGTAATGGGCAATATAAAACAGCAACAAGGTAAAGACTTAGCCATAAACGCAAGCCAAAGTGTACAAAGCGGAAAGGCTAAAAAAATAAGCATACTCCATACGGCTGATATTCACGGACAGCTAATGACGCACGATGAGTTTTTTTTAGAGCAAGGCCAAGTAGTATATAAAAAACGGGGTGGACTGGCTAACTTAAAAACATTGGTGAATACCTATAAAAAACAAAACCCGTACAATACCCTTTTGCTAGATGGTGGCGATTGTATTATGGGCTCGGCTGTTGCAGCCTTTACCAATGGCTCCGCAATGGTGCCCTTAATTAATAATATGGGTTATGATATTACTTTACCCGGAAACTGGGAAGTAGTATATGGCAAAGAGTGGATGATGAATGATTTGGGTAGTTACAATGCACAAAAAATATGTGCCAATATGTACCACGATACAAACGATGAATACAAAGGCGATTTACTATTTCAACCTTATACCATTAAATATATTGATGGGATAAAAATAGGCTTTATAGGTTATAACGATCCGTTAACCGCGCTCAGGCAGGCACCGGCTTTTAGCAGAGGTATACGCTTTACAAGGCCCGAAATGAATATAGCCAAGTATATAAAAATACTCAAGGAGAAAGAGCAATGTACGCTTGTTATTTTATTGACGCATATTGGACTGGCTCAACAGGTTTATTTATCGAATCAGGATTATGTAAAAGGGGTAGATTATATTTTAGGAGCCGATACGCATGAGCGGGTACGCAAACCATTGCAAGGCAAGTATTGTAAAGTAACCGAACCGGGAGCCTTTGGCTCATTCATAAGCAAGCTGGATATAGTAATAGAAAACGGTAAGATAGTAGACGACAACTATGAGCTGATAGAAGTAGACCCTTATAAGTATAAAGAAGACAAAGAAATGAAAGGGCTGATAGATAAAGCACGTGAGCCTTATAAAAAAGAACTGAATACCGTTATAGGGCAAACTACTACACCATTGGTAAGGTATTATGTATTGGAAACTACCATGGATAATTTACTGACCTCGGCCGTAAAATGGAAAATGAACCCCGATATAGCTTTGAGCAATGGCTTTCGTTTTTGTCCGCCCATAGTACCCGGTAAAGATGGCAAAGCCGATATAACGGCTGAGCAATTATACAGCATGCTACCGGGTGTAGCCAAAGCACGCAGAGGCGAAGTAACAGGCAAGCAGCTATTAGATTGGTTAGAAGGGGAACTGGAAAATGTATTTGCCGCATCGCCCGAAAAACGACAAGGCGGCTGGCTGGTACGCTTTACCGGTATGAAAATAAATATAACCATTGGCAAGCCAAAAGGCAAAAGGGTAAACTCCGTATTAATAGGCGATGCACCACTTGACTTAAGCAAAACATATACCGTAGCAGCCTGCGAAAGAGATGGCGATTTAGAAACCAATTTATGCAGAATAACGGATGTAAAAAATCCGCAAAGCATGGAATATACTTTACACGATATAGTAAAAGAGTATTTACAAGTACACTCCCCCATTGCCCCTAAAATAGAAGGCAAAGTAACCGTTACCGATGCCCCGCAGGATTTACTATCGCAGGTAGCCGATACAGATTATGTGTTCAGGTAG